Proteins encoded together in one Gigantopelta aegis isolate Gae_Host chromosome 8, Gae_host_genome, whole genome shotgun sequence window:
- the LOC121380170 gene encoding uncharacterized protein LOC121380170: protein MPRRFSLYGVQHLSLRSWILSIIVLSVITNEYLIYWLQSWRWPTLPVHERNPEREMVILLVSDPQIQGYQDESPFPLGMFTRWDIDRFLSRTFSLAFDYSQPDAVVFLGDLMDEGSKATTEEYQYTLSRFHNIFYPVENSVVIFIPGDNDIGGEGRDYRTPWKMSRYEESFGNISGLVNVGFVDFIKLDLQFHHEMPPYMLKLIAEVNQKSSAPIRIIINHDMLLPKMKFFIHPILRLVRPHLLLTGHWHEAIHFDCVDCMAENTDSSHWPVHRKDLYMKHYIDLDLSDPLAIHELMVPSCSYRMGKKDMGYGVLVIKPDGKMKFTVLWLPHRYTMLFYYLYLSSVLAVIATCVWVYKYLRTVRHLSR from the exons ATGCCAAGGCGTTTTTCTCTATATGGTGTCCAGCATCTGTCCCTGCGATCGTGGATCTTGAGCATCATTGTGCTGAGTGTGATAACCAATGAATATCTCATCTACTGGCTGCAGTCATGGAGGTGGCCAACACTCCCAGTTCACGAACG gAACCCTGAGAGAGAGATGGTGATTCTGCTAGTATCAGACCCACAGATACAAGGTTACCAGGATGAGTCTCCATTTCCACTGGGAATGTTCACTCGGTGGGATATTGACCG GTTTCTAAGCAGGACGTTTTCACTGGCGTTTGACTATAGCCAGCCAGACGCTGTTGTCTTCCTTGGAGATCTGATGGATGAGGGCAGCAAGGCAACCACCGAGGAATACCAGTACACTCTCAGTAGatttcacaatattttttatccAGTGGAAAATTCAGTG GTGATATTTATTCCTGGAGACAATGATATTGGAGGTGAGGGGAGAGACTACAGAACCCCCTGGAAGATGAGTCGCTATGAAGAGAGCTTTGGAAACATTTCTGGACTCGTCAATGTGGGATTTGTCGACTTTATTAAG CTTGATCTTCAGTTTCATCATGAAATGCCACCGTACATGCTGAAATTGATAGCTGAAGTAAATCAAAAGTCATCTGCCCCTATCAGAATTATTATCAACCATGATATGTTACTACCAAAGATGAAATTCTTCATACATCCA ATTTTAAGACTAGTCAGGCCACATCTATTGTTGACAGGCCACTGGCATGAG GCCATTCATTTTGATTGTGTTGACTGCATGGCTGAAAATACGGACAGCAGTCATTGGCCAGTTCATAGGAAAGACTTGTATATGAAGCATTACATTGACCTTGACCTTAGTGACCCTTTAGCGATACATGAATTGATGGTGCCTTCATGCAGTTACCGAATGGGAAAGAAGGACATGGGATATGGAGTCTTAGTTATAA AACCAGATGGCAAAATGAAGTTCACGGTGCTGTGGCTGCCCCATCGATACACgatgttgttttattatctcTACCTGTCTTCTGTACTGGCCGTTATAGCTACGTGTGTATGGGTGTATAAATATCTCCGTACAGTTCGTCATCTTTCTAGATGA